A genome region from Musa acuminata AAA Group cultivar baxijiao chromosome BXJ3-5, Cavendish_Baxijiao_AAA, whole genome shotgun sequence includes the following:
- the LOC135638328 gene encoding transcription factor MYB53-like isoform X1 has translation MQPKPTLSSVFLLTCTPLKPSPEAKAAFCHKGPGSDASSSLSLSLSLSLSISLPLVLTKLVSCRCRICTPSKTFLGAGSLPTFRKKKYRTLLGDKTMSACVDRVVGFVFHLLGPLIGSCRGDMGRPPCCDEMVVKKGPWTPEEDKKLVEYIQRHGHGSWRNLPKNAGLNRCGKSCRLRWTNYLRPDVKRGKFSEDEEQIIIHLHSILGNKWSTISRRLPGRTDNEIKNYWNTHLKKKLLLMGVDPVTHAPRTDLDLLALLPVLLAAATGLGNLGSSSSDAPGLQADPVHLVRLRVLQTLIQATTAGPSIDGMNPLGAASLGCAQSNQQLVGLAPDLSAVANPGGSSFQTGTKTESCSGIAVPVVFSSCAVPTARSIHPPISIPQESAPMDSPASIPFEDWHGLNPGESNADDMICWKDIIDQICWTGQS, from the exons ATGCAACCTAAACCTACTCTCTCATCGGTTTTCTTGCTTACGTGCACTCCCCTGAAACCCAGCCCCGAGGCCAAGGCTGCCTTCTGCCACAAGGGACCGGGatccgatgcatcatcctctctctctctctctctctctctctctctttctatctctCTACCTCTGGTCCTAACCAAATTGGTATCATGCAGATGTAGAATATGCACACCCTCGAAAACTTTCCTGGGAGCTGGGAGTCTCCCTACATTTAGAAAGAAGAAATATAGAACACTGCTGGGAGATAAAACCATGTCCGCTTGCGTTGACCGAGTGGTCGG GTTTGTCTTCCATCTTCTCGGTCCCTTGATTGGGTCTTGCAGGGGAGACATGGGGAGGCCGCCTTGCTGCGATGAGATGGTCGTGAAGAAGGGGCCGTGGACGCCGGAGGAGGACAAGAAGCTGGTGGAGTACATCCAGCGGCATGGCCATGGGAGCTGGCGAAACTTGCCGAAGAATGCCGGGCTGAACCGGTGCGGCAAAAGCTGCCGACTCCGCTGGACCAACTACCTCCGTCCTGATGTCAAGAGGGGGAAGTTCTCCGAGGACGAGGAGCAGATCATCATTCACCTCCACTCCATCCTCGGAAACAA GTGGTCTACCATTTCCAGGCGTCTACCAGGAAGGACAGACaatgagatcaagaactactggaacacccatCTCAAGAAGAAGCTCCTCCTTATGGGCGTCGACCCAGTCACCCATGCGCCCAGAACTGATCTCGACCTGCTCGCCCTCCTCCCTGTTCTTCTTGCTGCCGCCACCGGCCTTGGAAACTTGGGCAGCTCTTCGAGCGATGCTCCTGGGCTTCAAGCAGATCCTGTGCACTTGGTCAGGCTCCGAGTGCTCCAGACTCTGATCCAAGCCACGACTGCTGGTCCCAGTATCGATGGCATGAATCCCTTGGGCGCAGCCTCCCTCGGCTGCGCCCAATCGAACCAGCAGCTTGTGGGACTTGCTCCTGACCTCTCGGCCGTGGCCAATCCCGGTGGTTCATCCTTCCAAACAGGGACGAAGACGGAGAGTTGCAGTGGAATTGCCGTACCAGTCGTGTTCAGCTCCTGTGCCGTTCCCACAGCTCGTTCCATCCACCCACCAATTTCGATTCCCCAAGAATCGGCCCCGATGGACTCGCCTGCTTCGATCCCGTTCGAGGATTGGCACGGACTCAATCCAGGTGAATCTAACGCTGACGACATGATCTGCTGGAAAGATATTATAGA CCAAATATGTTGGACAGGACAATCATAG
- the LOC135638328 gene encoding transcription factor MYB93-like isoform X2, whose product MGRPPCCDEMVVKKGPWTPEEDKKLVEYIQRHGHGSWRNLPKNAGLNRCGKSCRLRWTNYLRPDVKRGKFSEDEEQIIIHLHSILGNKWSTISRRLPGRTDNEIKNYWNTHLKKKLLLMGVDPVTHAPRTDLDLLALLPVLLAAATGLGNLGSSSSDAPGLQADPVHLVRLRVLQTLIQATTAGPSIDGMNPLGAASLGCAQSNQQLVGLAPDLSAVANPGGSSFQTGTKTESCSGIAVPVVFSSCAVPTARSIHPPISIPQESAPMDSPASIPFEDWHGLNPGESNADDMICWKDIIDQICWTGQS is encoded by the exons ATGGGGAGGCCGCCTTGCTGCGATGAGATGGTCGTGAAGAAGGGGCCGTGGACGCCGGAGGAGGACAAGAAGCTGGTGGAGTACATCCAGCGGCATGGCCATGGGAGCTGGCGAAACTTGCCGAAGAATGCCGGGCTGAACCGGTGCGGCAAAAGCTGCCGACTCCGCTGGACCAACTACCTCCGTCCTGATGTCAAGAGGGGGAAGTTCTCCGAGGACGAGGAGCAGATCATCATTCACCTCCACTCCATCCTCGGAAACAA GTGGTCTACCATTTCCAGGCGTCTACCAGGAAGGACAGACaatgagatcaagaactactggaacacccatCTCAAGAAGAAGCTCCTCCTTATGGGCGTCGACCCAGTCACCCATGCGCCCAGAACTGATCTCGACCTGCTCGCCCTCCTCCCTGTTCTTCTTGCTGCCGCCACCGGCCTTGGAAACTTGGGCAGCTCTTCGAGCGATGCTCCTGGGCTTCAAGCAGATCCTGTGCACTTGGTCAGGCTCCGAGTGCTCCAGACTCTGATCCAAGCCACGACTGCTGGTCCCAGTATCGATGGCATGAATCCCTTGGGCGCAGCCTCCCTCGGCTGCGCCCAATCGAACCAGCAGCTTGTGGGACTTGCTCCTGACCTCTCGGCCGTGGCCAATCCCGGTGGTTCATCCTTCCAAACAGGGACGAAGACGGAGAGTTGCAGTGGAATTGCCGTACCAGTCGTGTTCAGCTCCTGTGCCGTTCCCACAGCTCGTTCCATCCACCCACCAATTTCGATTCCCCAAGAATCGGCCCCGATGGACTCGCCTGCTTCGATCCCGTTCGAGGATTGGCACGGACTCAATCCAGGTGAATCTAACGCTGACGACATGATCTGCTGGAAAGATATTATAGA CCAAATATGTTGGACAGGACAATCATAG